A single Pan paniscus chromosome 21, NHGRI_mPanPan1-v2.0_pri, whole genome shotgun sequence DNA region contains:
- the ADAM33 gene encoding disintegrin and metalloproteinase domain-containing protein 33 isoform X25 yields the protein MGWRPRRARGTPLLLLLLLLLLWPVPSAGVLQGHIPGQPVTPHWVLDGQPWRAVSLEEPVSKPDMGLVALEAEGQELLLELEKNHRLLAPGYIETHYSPDGQPVVLAPNHTDHCHYQGRVRGFPDSWVVLCTCSGMSGLITLSRNASYYLRPWPPRGSKDFSTHKIFRMEQLLTWKGACGHRDPGNKAGMTSLPGGPQSRDRREALRTRKYLELYIVADHTLFLTRHRNLNHTKQRLLEVANYVDQLLRTLDIQVVLAGLEVWTERDRSRVTQDANATLWAFLQWRRGLWAQRPHDSAQLLTGRAFQGATVGLAPVEGMCRAESSGGVSTDHSELPIGAAATMAHEIGHSLGLSHDPDGCCVEAAAESGGCVMAAATGHPFPRVFSACSRRQLRAFFRKGGGACLSNAPDPGLPVPPALCGNGFVEAGEECDCGSGQECRDLCCFAHNCSLRPGAQCAHGDCCVHCLLKPAGALCRQAMGDCDLPEFCTGTSSHCPPDVYLLDGSPCARGSGYCWDGACPTLEQQCQQLWGPGSHPAPEACFQVVNSAGDAHGNCGQDSEGHFLPCAGRDALCGKLQCQGGKPSLLTPHMVPVDSTVHLDGHKVTCRGALALPSAQLDLLGLGLVEPGTQCGPRMVCQSRRCRKNAFQELQRCLTACHSHGVCNSNHNCHCAPGWAPPFCDKPGFGGSMDSGPVQAENHDTFLLAMLLSVLLPLLPGAGLAWCCYRLPGAHLQRCSWGCRRDPACSGPKDGPHRDHPLGGIHPMELGPTATGQPWPLDPENSHEPSSHPEKPLPAVSPDPQADQVQMPRSCLW from the exons ATGGGCTGGAGGCCCCGGAGAGCTCGGGGGACCccgttgctgctgctgctactactgcTGCTGCTCTGGCCAGTGCCAAGCGCCGGGGTGCTTCAAG GACATATCCCTGGGCAGCCAGTCACCCCGCACTGGGTCCTGGATGGACAACCCTGGCGCGCCGTCAGCCTGGAGGAGCCG GTCTCGAAGCCAGACATGGGGCTGGTGGCCCTGGAGGCTGAAGGCCAGGAGCTCCTGCTTGAGCTGGAGAAGAACCA CAGGCTGCTGGCCCCAGGATACATAGAAACCCACTACAGCCCAGATGGGCAGCCAGTGGTGCTGGCCCCCAACCACACG GATCATTGCCACTACCAAGGGCGAGTAAGGGGCTTCCCCGACTCCTGGGTAGTCCTCTGCACCTGCTCTGGGATGAG TGGCCTGATCACCCTCAGCAGGAATGCCAGCTATTATCTGCGTCCCTGGCCACCCCGGGGCTCCAAGGACTTCTCAACCCACAAGATCTTTCGGATGGAGCAGCTGCTCACCTGGAAAGGAGCCTGTGGCCACAGGGATCCTGGGAACAAAGCGGGCATGACCAGCCTTCCTGGTGGTCCCCAGAGCAGG GACAGGCGAGAAGCGCTCAGGACCCGGAAGTACCTGGAACTGTACATTGTGGCAGACCACACCCTG TTCTTGACTCGGCACCGAAACTTGAACCACACCAAACAGCGTCTCCTGGAAGTCGCCAACTACGTGGACCAG CTTCTCAGGACTCTGGACATTCAGGTGGTGCTGGCCGGCCTGGAAGTGTGGACCGAGCGGGACCGCAGCCGCGTCACGCAGGACGCCAACGCCACGCTCTGGGCCTTCCTGCAGTGGCGCCGGGGGCTGTGGGCGCAGCGGCCCCACGACTCCGCGCAGCTGCTCAC GGGCCGCGCCTTCCAGGGCGCCACAGTGGGCCTGGCGCCCGTCGAGGGCATGTGCCGCGCCGAGAGCTCGGGAGGCGTGAGCACG GACCACTCGGAGCTCCCCATTGGCGCCGCAGCCACCATGGCCCATGAGATCGGCCACAGCCTCGGCCTCAGCCACGACCCCGACGGCTGCTGCGTGGAGGCTGCGGCCGAGTCCGGAGGCTGCGTCATGGCTGCGGCCACCGG GCACCCGTTTCCGCGCGTGTTCAGCGCCTGCAGCCGCCGCCAGCTGCGCGCCTTCTTCCGCAAGGGGGGCGGCGCTTGCCTCTCCAATGCCCCGGACCCCGGACTCCCGGTGCCGCCGGCGCTCTGCGGGAACGGCTTCGTGGAAGCGGGCGAGGAGTGTGACTGCGGCTCTGGCCAG GAGTGCCGCGACCTCTGCTGCTTTGCTCACAACTGCTCGCTGCGCCCGGGGGCCCAGTGCGCCCACGGAGACTGCTGCGTGCACTGCCTG CTGAAGCCGGCTGGAGCGCTGTGCCGCCAGGCCATGGGTGACTGTGACCTCCCTGAGTTTTGCACGGGCACCTCCTCCCACTGTCCCCCAGACGTTTACCTACTGGACGGCTCACCCTGTGCCAGGGGCAGTGGCTACTGCTGGGATGGCGCATGTCCCACGCTGGAGCAGCAGTGCCAGCAGCTCTGGGGGCCTG GCTCCCATCCAGCTCCCGAGGCCTGTTTCCAGGTGGTGAACTCTGCGGGAGATGCTCATGGAAACTGCGGCCAGGACAGCGAGGGCCACTTCCTGCCCTGTGCAGGGAG GGATGCCCTGTGTGGGAAGCTGCAGTGCCAGGGTGGAAAGCCCAGCCTGCTCACACCGCACATGGTGCCAGTGGACTCTACCGTTCACCTAGATGGCCACAAAGTGACCTGTCGGGGAGCCTTGGCACTCCCCAGTGCCCAGCTGGACCTGCTTGGCCTGGGCCTGGTAGAGCCAGGCACCCAGTGTGGACCTAGAATG GTGTGCCAGAGCAGGCGCTGCAGGAAGAATGCCTTCCAGGAGCTTCAGCGCTGTCTGACTGCCTGCCACAGCCACGGG GTTTGCAATAGCAACCATAactgccactgtgctccaggctgggctcCACCCTTCTGTGACAAGCCAGGCTTTGGTGGCAGCATGGACAGTGGCCCTGTGCAGGCTGAAA ACCATGACACCTTCCTGCTGGCCATGCTCCTCAGCGTCCTGCTGCCTCTGCTCCCAGGGGCCGGCCTGGCCTGGTGTTGCTACCGACTCCCAGGAGCCCATCTGCAGCGatgcagctggggctgcaggaggGACCCTGCGTGCAGTGG CCCCAAAGATGGCCCACACAGGGACCACCCCCTGGGCGGCATTCACCCCATGGAGTTGGGCCCCACAGCCACTGGACAGCCCTGGCCCCTGG ACCCTGAGAACTCTCATGAGCCCAGCAGCCACCCTGAGAAGCCTCTGCCAGCAGTCTCGCCTGACCCCCAAG CAGATCAAGTCCAGATGCCAAGATCCTGCCTCTGGTGA
- the ADAM33 gene encoding disintegrin and metalloproteinase domain-containing protein 33 isoform X13, which translates to MGWRPRRARGTPLLLLLLLLLLWPVPSAGVLQGHIPGQPVTPHWVLDGQPWRAVSLEEPVSKPDMGLVALEAEGQELLLELEKNHRLLAPGYIETHYSPDGQPVVLAPNHTVRCFHGLWDAPPEDHCHYQGRVRGFPDSWVVLCTCSGMSGLITLSRNASYYLRPWPPRGSKDFSTHKIFRMEQLLTWKGACGHRDPGNKAGMTSLPGGPQSRDRREALRTRKYLELYIVADHTLFLTRHRNLNHTKQRLLEVANYVDQLLRTLDIQVVLAGLEVWTERDRSRVTQDANATLWAFLQWRRGLWAQRPHDSAQLLTGRAFQGATVGLAPVEGMCRAESSGGVSTVSPAGGGEGRDRRLYGRSDRPPTAPQDHSELPIGAAATMAHEIGHSLGLSHDPDGCCVEAAAESGGCVMAAATGHPFPRVFSACSRRQLRAFFRKGGGACLSNAPDPGLPVPPALCGNGFVEAGEECDCGSGQECRDLCCFAHNCSLRPGAQCAHGDCCVHCLLKPAGALCRQAMGDCDLPEFCTGTSSHCPPDVYLLDGSPCARGSGYCWDGACPTLEQQCQQLWGPGSHPAPEACFQVVNSAGDAHGNCGQDSEGHFLPCAGRDALCGKLQCQGGKPSLLTPHMVPVDSTVHLDGHKVTCRGALALPSAQLDLLGLGLVEPGTQCGPRMVCQSRRCRKNAFQELQRCLTACHSHGVCNSNHNCHCAPGWAPPFCDKPGFGGSMDSGPVQAENHDTFLLAMLLSVLLPLLPGAGLAWCCYRLPGAHLQRCSWGCRRDPACSGPKDGPHRDHPLGGIHPMELGPTATGQPWPLDPENSHEPSSHPEKPLPAVSPDPQDQVQMPRSCLW; encoded by the exons ATGGGCTGGAGGCCCCGGAGAGCTCGGGGGACCccgttgctgctgctgctactactgcTGCTGCTCTGGCCAGTGCCAAGCGCCGGGGTGCTTCAAG GACATATCCCTGGGCAGCCAGTCACCCCGCACTGGGTCCTGGATGGACAACCCTGGCGCGCCGTCAGCCTGGAGGAGCCG GTCTCGAAGCCAGACATGGGGCTGGTGGCCCTGGAGGCTGAAGGCCAGGAGCTCCTGCTTGAGCTGGAGAAGAACCA CAGGCTGCTGGCCCCAGGATACATAGAAACCCACTACAGCCCAGATGGGCAGCCAGTGGTGCTGGCCCCCAACCACACGGTGAGATGCTTCCATGGGCTCTGGGATGCACCCCCAGAG GATCATTGCCACTACCAAGGGCGAGTAAGGGGCTTCCCCGACTCCTGGGTAGTCCTCTGCACCTGCTCTGGGATGAG TGGCCTGATCACCCTCAGCAGGAATGCCAGCTATTATCTGCGTCCCTGGCCACCCCGGGGCTCCAAGGACTTCTCAACCCACAAGATCTTTCGGATGGAGCAGCTGCTCACCTGGAAAGGAGCCTGTGGCCACAGGGATCCTGGGAACAAAGCGGGCATGACCAGCCTTCCTGGTGGTCCCCAGAGCAGG GACAGGCGAGAAGCGCTCAGGACCCGGAAGTACCTGGAACTGTACATTGTGGCAGACCACACCCTG TTCTTGACTCGGCACCGAAACTTGAACCACACCAAACAGCGTCTCCTGGAAGTCGCCAACTACGTGGACCAG CTTCTCAGGACTCTGGACATTCAGGTGGTGCTGGCCGGCCTGGAAGTGTGGACCGAGCGGGACCGCAGCCGCGTCACGCAGGACGCCAACGCCACGCTCTGGGCCTTCCTGCAGTGGCGCCGGGGGCTGTGGGCGCAGCGGCCCCACGACTCCGCGCAGCTGCTCAC GGGCCGCGCCTTCCAGGGCGCCACAGTGGGCCTGGCGCCCGTCGAGGGCATGTGCCGCGCCGAGAGCTCGGGAGGCGTGAGCACGGTGAGCCCCGCGGGCGGGGGCGAGGGGAGAGACAGGAGACTCTACGGCCGCAGTGACCGCCCTCCCACGGCCCCGCAGGACCACTCGGAGCTCCCCATTGGCGCCGCAGCCACCATGGCCCATGAGATCGGCCACAGCCTCGGCCTCAGCCACGACCCCGACGGCTGCTGCGTGGAGGCTGCGGCCGAGTCCGGAGGCTGCGTCATGGCTGCGGCCACCGG GCACCCGTTTCCGCGCGTGTTCAGCGCCTGCAGCCGCCGCCAGCTGCGCGCCTTCTTCCGCAAGGGGGGCGGCGCTTGCCTCTCCAATGCCCCGGACCCCGGACTCCCGGTGCCGCCGGCGCTCTGCGGGAACGGCTTCGTGGAAGCGGGCGAGGAGTGTGACTGCGGCTCTGGCCAG GAGTGCCGCGACCTCTGCTGCTTTGCTCACAACTGCTCGCTGCGCCCGGGGGCCCAGTGCGCCCACGGAGACTGCTGCGTGCACTGCCTG CTGAAGCCGGCTGGAGCGCTGTGCCGCCAGGCCATGGGTGACTGTGACCTCCCTGAGTTTTGCACGGGCACCTCCTCCCACTGTCCCCCAGACGTTTACCTACTGGACGGCTCACCCTGTGCCAGGGGCAGTGGCTACTGCTGGGATGGCGCATGTCCCACGCTGGAGCAGCAGTGCCAGCAGCTCTGGGGGCCTG GCTCCCATCCAGCTCCCGAGGCCTGTTTCCAGGTGGTGAACTCTGCGGGAGATGCTCATGGAAACTGCGGCCAGGACAGCGAGGGCCACTTCCTGCCCTGTGCAGGGAG GGATGCCCTGTGTGGGAAGCTGCAGTGCCAGGGTGGAAAGCCCAGCCTGCTCACACCGCACATGGTGCCAGTGGACTCTACCGTTCACCTAGATGGCCACAAAGTGACCTGTCGGGGAGCCTTGGCACTCCCCAGTGCCCAGCTGGACCTGCTTGGCCTGGGCCTGGTAGAGCCAGGCACCCAGTGTGGACCTAGAATG GTGTGCCAGAGCAGGCGCTGCAGGAAGAATGCCTTCCAGGAGCTTCAGCGCTGTCTGACTGCCTGCCACAGCCACGGG GTTTGCAATAGCAACCATAactgccactgtgctccaggctgggctcCACCCTTCTGTGACAAGCCAGGCTTTGGTGGCAGCATGGACAGTGGCCCTGTGCAGGCTGAAA ACCATGACACCTTCCTGCTGGCCATGCTCCTCAGCGTCCTGCTGCCTCTGCTCCCAGGGGCCGGCCTGGCCTGGTGTTGCTACCGACTCCCAGGAGCCCATCTGCAGCGatgcagctggggctgcaggaggGACCCTGCGTGCAGTGG CCCCAAAGATGGCCCACACAGGGACCACCCCCTGGGCGGCATTCACCCCATGGAGTTGGGCCCCACAGCCACTGGACAGCCCTGGCCCCTGG ACCCTGAGAACTCTCATGAGCCCAGCAGCCACCCTGAGAAGCCTCTGCCAGCAGTCTCGCCTGACCCCCAAG ATCAAGTCCAGATGCCAAGATCCTGCCTCTGGTGA
- the ADAM33 gene encoding disintegrin and metalloproteinase domain-containing protein 33 isoform X7 — MGWRPRRARGTPLLLLLLLLLLWPVPSAGVLQGHIPGQPVTPHWVLDGQPWRAVSLEEPVSKPDMGLVALEAEGQELLLELEKNHRLLAPGYIETHYSPDGQPVVLAPNHTVRCFHGLWDAPPEDHCHYQGRVRGFPDSWVVLCTCSGMSGLITLSRNASYYLRPWPPRGSKDFSTHKIFRMEQLLTWKGACGHRDPGNKAGMTSLPGGPQSRDRREALRTRKYLELYIVADHTLFLTRHRNLNHTKQRLLEVANYVDQLLRTLDIQVVLAGLEVWTERDRSRVTQDANATLWAFLQWRRGLWAQRPHDSAQLLTGRAFQGATVGLAPVEGMCRAESSGGVSTVSPAGGGEGRDRRLYGRSDRPPTAPQDHSELPIGAAATMAHEIGHSLGLSHDPDGCCVEAAAESGGCVMAAATGHPFPRVFSACSRRQLRAFFRKGGGACLSNAPDPGLPVPPALCGNGFVEAGEECDCGSGQVKSARPAPTCPLRSGLGRCAVTWSLLAFLVPGVPRPLLLCSQLLAAPGGPVRPRRLLRALPGSPVGCWAWVGLAPPAPSRALDMDLSLHVASLCLPHHPSPAQLKPAGALCRQAMGDCDLPEFCTGTSSHCPPDVYLLDGSPCARGSGYCWDGACPTLEQQCQQLWGPGSHPAPEACFQVVNSAGDAHGNCGQDSEGHFLPCAGRDALCGKLQCQGGKPSLLTPHMVPVDSTVHLDGHKVTCRGALALPSAQLDLLGLGLVEPGTQCGPRMVCNSNHNCHCAPGWAPPFCDKPGFGGSMDSGPVQAENHDTFLLAMLLSVLLPLLPGAGLAWCCYRLPGAHLQRCSWGCRRDPACSGPKDGPHRDHPLGGIHPMELGPTATGQPWPLDPENSHEPSSHPEKPLPAVSPDPQADQVQMPRSCLW, encoded by the exons ATGGGCTGGAGGCCCCGGAGAGCTCGGGGGACCccgttgctgctgctgctactactgcTGCTGCTCTGGCCAGTGCCAAGCGCCGGGGTGCTTCAAG GACATATCCCTGGGCAGCCAGTCACCCCGCACTGGGTCCTGGATGGACAACCCTGGCGCGCCGTCAGCCTGGAGGAGCCG GTCTCGAAGCCAGACATGGGGCTGGTGGCCCTGGAGGCTGAAGGCCAGGAGCTCCTGCTTGAGCTGGAGAAGAACCA CAGGCTGCTGGCCCCAGGATACATAGAAACCCACTACAGCCCAGATGGGCAGCCAGTGGTGCTGGCCCCCAACCACACGGTGAGATGCTTCCATGGGCTCTGGGATGCACCCCCAGAG GATCATTGCCACTACCAAGGGCGAGTAAGGGGCTTCCCCGACTCCTGGGTAGTCCTCTGCACCTGCTCTGGGATGAG TGGCCTGATCACCCTCAGCAGGAATGCCAGCTATTATCTGCGTCCCTGGCCACCCCGGGGCTCCAAGGACTTCTCAACCCACAAGATCTTTCGGATGGAGCAGCTGCTCACCTGGAAAGGAGCCTGTGGCCACAGGGATCCTGGGAACAAAGCGGGCATGACCAGCCTTCCTGGTGGTCCCCAGAGCAGG GACAGGCGAGAAGCGCTCAGGACCCGGAAGTACCTGGAACTGTACATTGTGGCAGACCACACCCTG TTCTTGACTCGGCACCGAAACTTGAACCACACCAAACAGCGTCTCCTGGAAGTCGCCAACTACGTGGACCAG CTTCTCAGGACTCTGGACATTCAGGTGGTGCTGGCCGGCCTGGAAGTGTGGACCGAGCGGGACCGCAGCCGCGTCACGCAGGACGCCAACGCCACGCTCTGGGCCTTCCTGCAGTGGCGCCGGGGGCTGTGGGCGCAGCGGCCCCACGACTCCGCGCAGCTGCTCAC GGGCCGCGCCTTCCAGGGCGCCACAGTGGGCCTGGCGCCCGTCGAGGGCATGTGCCGCGCCGAGAGCTCGGGAGGCGTGAGCACGGTGAGCCCCGCGGGCGGGGGCGAGGGGAGAGACAGGAGACTCTACGGCCGCAGTGACCGCCCTCCCACGGCCCCGCAGGACCACTCGGAGCTCCCCATTGGCGCCGCAGCCACCATGGCCCATGAGATCGGCCACAGCCTCGGCCTCAGCCACGACCCCGACGGCTGCTGCGTGGAGGCTGCGGCCGAGTCCGGAGGCTGCGTCATGGCTGCGGCCACCGG GCACCCGTTTCCGCGCGTGTTCAGCGCCTGCAGCCGCCGCCAGCTGCGCGCCTTCTTCCGCAAGGGGGGCGGCGCTTGCCTCTCCAATGCCCCGGACCCCGGACTCCCGGTGCCGCCGGCGCTCTGCGGGAACGGCTTCGTGGAAGCGGGCGAGGAGTGTGACTGCGGCTCTGGCCAGGTTAAGTCGGCTCGCCCGGCCCCCACTTGCCCTCTCCGCTCAGGTCTGGGGCGCTGCGCCGTCACCTGGTCCCTTCTTGCCTTTCTGGTCCCAGGAGTGCCGCGACCTCTGCTGCTTTGCTCACAACTGCTCGCTGCGCCCGGGGGCCCAGTGCGCCCACGGAGACTGCTGCGTGCACTGCCTG GTTCCCCCGTTGGGTGCTGGGCTTGGGTAGGCCTGGCTCCCCCAGCTCCGAGCCGCGCTCTGGACATGGACCTCTCACTGCACGTGgcctctctctgccttccccaCCACCCGTCACCTGCGCAGCTGAAGCCGGCTGGAGCGCTGTGCCGCCAGGCCATGGGTGACTGTGACCTCCCTGAGTTTTGCACGGGCACCTCCTCCCACTGTCCCCCAGACGTTTACCTACTGGACGGCTCACCCTGTGCCAGGGGCAGTGGCTACTGCTGGGATGGCGCATGTCCCACGCTGGAGCAGCAGTGCCAGCAGCTCTGGGGGCCTG GCTCCCATCCAGCTCCCGAGGCCTGTTTCCAGGTGGTGAACTCTGCGGGAGATGCTCATGGAAACTGCGGCCAGGACAGCGAGGGCCACTTCCTGCCCTGTGCAGGGAG GGATGCCCTGTGTGGGAAGCTGCAGTGCCAGGGTGGAAAGCCCAGCCTGCTCACACCGCACATGGTGCCAGTGGACTCTACCGTTCACCTAGATGGCCACAAAGTGACCTGTCGGGGAGCCTTGGCACTCCCCAGTGCCCAGCTGGACCTGCTTGGCCTGGGCCTGGTAGAGCCAGGCACCCAGTGTGGACCTAGAATG GTTTGCAATAGCAACCATAactgccactgtgctccaggctgggctcCACCCTTCTGTGACAAGCCAGGCTTTGGTGGCAGCATGGACAGTGGCCCTGTGCAGGCTGAAA ACCATGACACCTTCCTGCTGGCCATGCTCCTCAGCGTCCTGCTGCCTCTGCTCCCAGGGGCCGGCCTGGCCTGGTGTTGCTACCGACTCCCAGGAGCCCATCTGCAGCGatgcagctggggctgcaggaggGACCCTGCGTGCAGTGG CCCCAAAGATGGCCCACACAGGGACCACCCCCTGGGCGGCATTCACCCCATGGAGTTGGGCCCCACAGCCACTGGACAGCCCTGGCCCCTGG ACCCTGAGAACTCTCATGAGCCCAGCAGCCACCCTGAGAAGCCTCTGCCAGCAGTCTCGCCTGACCCCCAAG CAGATCAAGTCCAGATGCCAAGATCCTGCCTCTGGTGA
- the ADAM33 gene encoding disintegrin and metalloproteinase domain-containing protein 33 isoform X29 — translation MGWRPRRARGTPLLLLLLLLLLWPVPSAGVLQGHIPGQPVTPHWVLDGQPWRAVSLEEPVSKPDMGLVALEAEGQELLLELEKNHRLLAPGYIETHYSPDGQPVVLAPNHTVRCFHGLWDAPPEDHCHYQGRVRGFPDSWVVLCTCSGMSGLITLSRNASYYLRPWPPRGSKDFSTHKIFRMEQLLTWKGACGHRDPGNKAGMTSLPGGPQSRDRREALRTRKYLELYIVADHTLFLTRHRNLNHTKQRLLEVANYVDQLLRTLDIQVVLAGLEVWTERDRSRVTQDANATLWAFLQWRRGLWAQRPHDSAQLLTGRAFQGATVGLAPVEGMCRAESSGGVSTDHSELPIGAAATMAHEIGHSLGLSHDPDGCCVEAAAESGGCVMAAATGHPFPRVFSACSRRQLRAFFRKGGGACLSNAPDPGLPVPPALCGNGFVEAGEECDCGSGQECRDLCCFAHNCSLRPGAQCAHGDCCVHCLLKPAGALCRQAMGDCDLPEFCTGTSSHCPPDVYLLDGSPCARGSGYCWDGACPTLEQQCQQLWGPGSHPAPEACFQVVNSAGDAHGNCGQDSEGHFLPCAGRDALCGKLQCQGGKPSLLTPHMVPVDSTVHLDGHKVTCRGALALPSAQLDLLGLGLVEPGTQCGPRMVCNSNHNCHCAPGWAPPFCDKPGFGGSMDSGPVQAENHDTFLLAMLLSVLLPLLPGAGLAWCCYRLPGAHLQRCSWGCRRDPACSGPKDGPHRDHPLGGIHPMELGPTATGQPWPLDPENSHEPSSHPEKPLPAVSPDPQDQVQMPRSCLW, via the exons ATGGGCTGGAGGCCCCGGAGAGCTCGGGGGACCccgttgctgctgctgctactactgcTGCTGCTCTGGCCAGTGCCAAGCGCCGGGGTGCTTCAAG GACATATCCCTGGGCAGCCAGTCACCCCGCACTGGGTCCTGGATGGACAACCCTGGCGCGCCGTCAGCCTGGAGGAGCCG GTCTCGAAGCCAGACATGGGGCTGGTGGCCCTGGAGGCTGAAGGCCAGGAGCTCCTGCTTGAGCTGGAGAAGAACCA CAGGCTGCTGGCCCCAGGATACATAGAAACCCACTACAGCCCAGATGGGCAGCCAGTGGTGCTGGCCCCCAACCACACGGTGAGATGCTTCCATGGGCTCTGGGATGCACCCCCAGAG GATCATTGCCACTACCAAGGGCGAGTAAGGGGCTTCCCCGACTCCTGGGTAGTCCTCTGCACCTGCTCTGGGATGAG TGGCCTGATCACCCTCAGCAGGAATGCCAGCTATTATCTGCGTCCCTGGCCACCCCGGGGCTCCAAGGACTTCTCAACCCACAAGATCTTTCGGATGGAGCAGCTGCTCACCTGGAAAGGAGCCTGTGGCCACAGGGATCCTGGGAACAAAGCGGGCATGACCAGCCTTCCTGGTGGTCCCCAGAGCAGG GACAGGCGAGAAGCGCTCAGGACCCGGAAGTACCTGGAACTGTACATTGTGGCAGACCACACCCTG TTCTTGACTCGGCACCGAAACTTGAACCACACCAAACAGCGTCTCCTGGAAGTCGCCAACTACGTGGACCAG CTTCTCAGGACTCTGGACATTCAGGTGGTGCTGGCCGGCCTGGAAGTGTGGACCGAGCGGGACCGCAGCCGCGTCACGCAGGACGCCAACGCCACGCTCTGGGCCTTCCTGCAGTGGCGCCGGGGGCTGTGGGCGCAGCGGCCCCACGACTCCGCGCAGCTGCTCAC GGGCCGCGCCTTCCAGGGCGCCACAGTGGGCCTGGCGCCCGTCGAGGGCATGTGCCGCGCCGAGAGCTCGGGAGGCGTGAGCACG GACCACTCGGAGCTCCCCATTGGCGCCGCAGCCACCATGGCCCATGAGATCGGCCACAGCCTCGGCCTCAGCCACGACCCCGACGGCTGCTGCGTGGAGGCTGCGGCCGAGTCCGGAGGCTGCGTCATGGCTGCGGCCACCGG GCACCCGTTTCCGCGCGTGTTCAGCGCCTGCAGCCGCCGCCAGCTGCGCGCCTTCTTCCGCAAGGGGGGCGGCGCTTGCCTCTCCAATGCCCCGGACCCCGGACTCCCGGTGCCGCCGGCGCTCTGCGGGAACGGCTTCGTGGAAGCGGGCGAGGAGTGTGACTGCGGCTCTGGCCAG GAGTGCCGCGACCTCTGCTGCTTTGCTCACAACTGCTCGCTGCGCCCGGGGGCCCAGTGCGCCCACGGAGACTGCTGCGTGCACTGCCTG CTGAAGCCGGCTGGAGCGCTGTGCCGCCAGGCCATGGGTGACTGTGACCTCCCTGAGTTTTGCACGGGCACCTCCTCCCACTGTCCCCCAGACGTTTACCTACTGGACGGCTCACCCTGTGCCAGGGGCAGTGGCTACTGCTGGGATGGCGCATGTCCCACGCTGGAGCAGCAGTGCCAGCAGCTCTGGGGGCCTG GCTCCCATCCAGCTCCCGAGGCCTGTTTCCAGGTGGTGAACTCTGCGGGAGATGCTCATGGAAACTGCGGCCAGGACAGCGAGGGCCACTTCCTGCCCTGTGCAGGGAG GGATGCCCTGTGTGGGAAGCTGCAGTGCCAGGGTGGAAAGCCCAGCCTGCTCACACCGCACATGGTGCCAGTGGACTCTACCGTTCACCTAGATGGCCACAAAGTGACCTGTCGGGGAGCCTTGGCACTCCCCAGTGCCCAGCTGGACCTGCTTGGCCTGGGCCTGGTAGAGCCAGGCACCCAGTGTGGACCTAGAATG GTTTGCAATAGCAACCATAactgccactgtgctccaggctgggctcCACCCTTCTGTGACAAGCCAGGCTTTGGTGGCAGCATGGACAGTGGCCCTGTGCAGGCTGAAA ACCATGACACCTTCCTGCTGGCCATGCTCCTCAGCGTCCTGCTGCCTCTGCTCCCAGGGGCCGGCCTGGCCTGGTGTTGCTACCGACTCCCAGGAGCCCATCTGCAGCGatgcagctggggctgcaggaggGACCCTGCGTGCAGTGG CCCCAAAGATGGCCCACACAGGGACCACCCCCTGGGCGGCATTCACCCCATGGAGTTGGGCCCCACAGCCACTGGACAGCCCTGGCCCCTGG ACCCTGAGAACTCTCATGAGCCCAGCAGCCACCCTGAGAAGCCTCTGCCAGCAGTCTCGCCTGACCCCCAAG ATCAAGTCCAGATGCCAAGATCCTGCCTCTGGTGA